DNA sequence from the Bacteroidota bacterium genome:
TGCTCCTTTAATAGGTGTTACTGCAGCTTTTGGGATGTATTTAGCTGCAAAAGAAAAACAGGGTATCAATGAAGCTGCCAAGCAATTAAAAGCCAGTCGCCCAACAGCAATCGATTTAGCTAAGTCAGTAAATAGAATCCTCCAAAAAGTTAAATTTGAAAAAAATTCATCTACAGAGTTCATTCTTAATGAAGCAAAAGAAATTAAACTTGAAACACTTGATCAGTGCAAGAAAATAGGTGAACATGGCCTGAAACTGATTGAAGATATTTACAATTCAAATGAACAAAAACCTGTCAATATTTTAACCCATTGCAATGCTGGCTGGCTGGCTACTGTTGATTATGGTACAGCAACTGCTCCTATTTATCTTGCACATGACAAAGGCATTCCGGTGCATGTTTGGGTGGATGAAACCAGACCCAGAAATCAGGGAGCATCATTAACTGCATATGAATTAGGTCAGCATGGTGTTCCTCACACATTAATTGCCGACAATAGTGGAGGTCATTTGATGCAACATAAAATGGTCGACATCGTAATTGTAGGCACAGACCGAACAACACGACAGGGTGATGTTGCTAATAAAATCGGGACCTACCTGAAAGCTTTAGCGGCTAAGGACAACCATGTTCCATTTTATGTGGCAGCTCCCTCTTCTTCTATCGATTTCAACATGAGTGATGGGCTAAAAGAGATTCCGATCGAAGAACGCGATGAGAATGAAGTGAAATATATGAAAGGGCTTTCTAAGGGAGAAATTCATGAAATATTGATTTGCCCTGAAAATACAAAAGCAGCCAATTTTGCATTTGATGTTACGCCTGCCAGATTGCTAAGTGGCCTTATAACCGAAAGGGGAATCTGTGAAGCAAACGAGAAATGTATCTTATCTTTATTTCCTGAATTTGCATGATTTTCTCTTTAATTGATATCTTTTATAGTGAATAAATAGTGAAATTTGCATAAAATCACTAATCAGTTTCGCTATATTAAAACTCCTGAATATTACAGAAGTAGTTTGTGTTCTGAAAATATCGTTTTTAAGGAGGCTGTATCAAAAGTCTGAAAACCTATACCTTGGCGTCATTCCCATGAAAATGGGAATCTCATAACCAACAACTTAGAGATTCCTGCACTCGCGAGAATGACAACCTGATGGACTTTTAAGACAGCATCAACAACAAAAACTTAAATAAATGAATCTAAAAAAATACATACGCAATGTTCCCGATTTTCCGAAAGAAGGAATTTTATTCCATGATGTAACTACATTGTTCAAAAATGCTGAGGCATTTGACTATGTCCTGAAAACCATGGCATCTTGGTATGCGGATAAGAAAATCGATTATGTTTTAGGCATTGAAGCACGCGGTTTTATTGTTGGAGGGGCTTTAGCCAACCTATTAGGCTGTGGCTTCGTCCCAGTTAGGAAACCTGGAAAATTACCAGCTGATGTGATTGTGGAAGAATATGACTTAGAATATGGAAGCGATAAAGTTGAACTTCATAAAGATGCTTTTCTTGAAGGAGATCGGGTATTAATTGTGGATGATTTGGTGGCAACAGGCGGAACATTATTGGCTGGTGTAAAACTTGCTCAAAAATTGAATGCTGAAATTGTTGGTGTAGCCACCATTATCGACATGCCTGATTTAGGAGGTCGAAAAAAACTGGAAGCCTTTAACTACAAATATTTGGTTGAGTATAGCGGACATTAAACAATGCAAACAGATCAGCTAACATACCTAATTTCATTACAACTAACACCTCATGTTGGTTCAAAACTGGCTAAAAACCTGATTGCTTATTGTGGTAATCCTGAAGCCGTTTTCTATGAAAAAAGAAGGTCGCTGGAAAAAATACCCGGAATTGGTAAAATTATAGCTGAATCAATTCTGAATTTTAAAGATTTTGAAAGAGCAGAGAAAGAAATTGCGTTTATTCAGAAAAACAACATCAATGTTTTAGTTTATTACGAGGATGAATATCCCGACAGATTAAGGCACATTGATGATGCTCCTCTAGTTTTATTCAGTAAAGGAAACTGTAATCTGAATCAAAATAGAATGATTGGTGTTGTTGGTACACGCAAAGCAACCGATTATGGCAAAAAAGTATGCGAACAACTTGTTACCGAACTGAAAGAATATCAAGCATGTGTGGTTAGTGGTTTAGCATTTGGAATTGATCAATTAGCTCATAAAACTGCTTTACAAAATGGAATGGAAACAGTGGCAATTTTAGGGCATGGATTGGATACCATTTATCCATCCCAACATCGATCCTTAGCTAGTGATATTACAAATCAGGGGAGCATATTGTCTGAATATATCTCAGGTACTAAGCCCGATAAAGCCAATTTCCCAGAACGTAACCGAATTGTTGCAGGAATGATTGATGGCTTAGTAGTTATTGAATCAGGAATAAGAGGTGGAGCATTAATTACTGCAGATATTGCGTTCTCCTATAATCGTGAGGTTTTTGCAACACCTGGCAGAACTGACGCTGAATTTTCGGCTGGTTGTAATCACTTTATCAAATTGAATAAAGCCAGCTTGATTCACAATGCAAACGACATTGCCTATTCCCTTGGTTGGGACATTAAACCAAATACCCAAAAGTCAACAAAAATAAATTGGTCGGAATTAGACAAAAATGAGAAATTACTCGTTGAATACTTAAACAAAAATGGAAAATGCCATATCGATAAAATTGTTGCAATCACAGAATGGAAAGATTCTGAACTTTCACTAAAACTATTGGATCTTGAATTTAAAAATATAATCAAAGCTTTTCCTGGAAACTATTATAAATGTGTTTAACAAAACAGAATGTATAAAAAAACAATTATCATCCTAGTCATCTTAAGCTGGATCAGCTGCCAAACAAGCGCTCAAGTTCAGCAACCTAAAAATATTATTTTAGTTGTCATTGATGGATTTGGAATGGATCACCTAACCGCTTCTGCTGTTGCAAATGGTGGCAAATCAAACCTTTTCAATCTTTCCCATACGGGCTTTTTGCAAATACACGATACAACAAGTATTCAAATCAATCCTGTTTCTTCAATCTCGAAAATTGCCTGTGGAACAGAAACGTATCCTGGCGGACTTGGAAAAGATAAAAATAAAAATGATGTGACAAATATTCTGGAATCTGCAAAAAAAGAAAATAAAGCAGTTGGTATTGTCAGCACATCATCCATCACTTATCCTTCTTCAGCAGCATTTTTCGCCCATCAATCGAATTATCAAAAAAGAGAAAGAATTGCCTCCAGCATTCTTGAAGCTGATTTGGATGTTTTTATAGGAGGCGGACTGAAGTATTTCAACAAGCGTTCAGATGGAGAGGATTTGACCAAAGATCTCAGAAAAAAAGGCTACAAACTTTATGAGCAAGTTGGAAAACTTGAAAAAGGTAGAGCTAAAAAGGTAGCTGGACTTGTTTTTACGGATCATCCCGATAAAGCCGGACTACGTGGAGAATATCTACAAATCGCTTGGCACAAAGCATTTCGAACTTTAGTGAAAGATGATAATGGTTATTTTATGTTGGTAAATCTAACACATATTGATTGGGCTTGT
Encoded proteins:
- a CDS encoding adenine phosphoribosyltransferase, which gives rise to MNLKKYIRNVPDFPKEGILFHDVTTLFKNAEAFDYVLKTMASWYADKKIDYVLGIEARGFIVGGALANLLGCGFVPVRKPGKLPADVIVEEYDLEYGSDKVELHKDAFLEGDRVLIVDDLVATGGTLLAGVKLAQKLNAEIVGVATIIDMPDLGGRKKLEAFNYKYLVEYSGH
- the dprA gene encoding DNA-protecting protein DprA — translated: MQTDQLTYLISLQLTPHVGSKLAKNLIAYCGNPEAVFYEKRRSLEKIPGIGKIIAESILNFKDFERAEKEIAFIQKNNINVLVYYEDEYPDRLRHIDDAPLVLFSKGNCNLNQNRMIGVVGTRKATDYGKKVCEQLVTELKEYQACVVSGLAFGIDQLAHKTALQNGMETVAILGHGLDTIYPSQHRSLASDITNQGSILSEYISGTKPDKANFPERNRIVAGMIDGLVVIESGIRGGALITADIAFSYNREVFATPGRTDAEFSAGCNHFIKLNKASLIHNANDIAYSLGWDIKPNTQKSTKINWSELDKNEKLLVEYLNKNGKCHIDKIVAITEWKDSELSLKLLDLEFKNIIKAFPGNYYKCV
- the mtnA gene encoding S-methyl-5-thioribose-1-phosphate isomerase, whose product is MNIANQYFEGIWLDNNKKVWVIDQRLLPFEFKTIELKNLEEAVFAISDMIVRGAPLIGVTAAFGMYLAAKEKQGINEAAKQLKASRPTAIDLAKSVNRILQKVKFEKNSSTEFILNEAKEIKLETLDQCKKIGEHGLKLIEDIYNSNEQKPVNILTHCNAGWLATVDYGTATAPIYLAHDKGIPVHVWVDETRPRNQGASLTAYELGQHGVPHTLIADNSGGHLMQHKMVDIVIVGTDRTTRQGDVANKIGTYLKALAAKDNHVPFYVAAPSSSIDFNMSDGLKEIPIEERDENEVKYMKGLSKGEIHEILICPENTKAANFAFDVTPARLLSGLITERGICEANEKCILSLFPEFA
- a CDS encoding alkaline phosphatase; amino-acid sequence: MYKKTIIILVILSWISCQTSAQVQQPKNIILVVIDGFGMDHLTASAVANGGKSNLFNLSHTGFLQIHDTTSIQINPVSSISKIACGTETYPGGLGKDKNKNDVTNILESAKKENKAVGIVSTSSITYPSSAAFFAHQSNYQKRERIASSILEADLDVFIGGGLKYFNKRSDGEDLTKDLRKKGYKLYEQVGKLEKGRAKKVAGLVFTDHPDKAGLRGEYLQIAWHKAFRTLVKDDNGYFMLVNLTHIDWACQANDPDYLLAELKDMELFIEQLLKYVGSDRESLLIITSSYNRGLIEIENKNNEISLKIKDNGITPALVPVFANGPGAENFSGVYKNTDLYMKLRTLLF